One Pseudomonas brassicacearum genomic region harbors:
- the pstA gene encoding phosphate ABC transporter permease PstA, with protein MKQNSLKGWFKSGAPGVWISGGAVSIAVIMTIGLLAVIAVRGLGHFWPADLIHASYNVPGMPAHLVVGEVVQKEEVPRERLKSAGLPVPDEGPEFMTRELVKVGNRDLNGTDFTWIVGDWLTNQTTPPELMAIERREWGNFYGYLVNVKEDGKVIAEGEAAWPQLQARVERVNQLAAQLKTLEKVDIGAINAGLERIRLHGRKLELDGKLDAAAQADLESERAELNARYKDIEARLSDLHTQFNRDSLTARDANGKEVEIGIGKVVHAYQPNGMGTLTKLGFYFSKVWEFLSDDPREANTEGGIFPAIFGTVMMTLIMAMIVTPFGVLAAVYLREYARQGPMTRLIRIAVNNLAGVPAIVYGVFGLGFFVYVLGGSVDRLFFPEALPAPTFGTPGLLWASLTLALLAVPVVIVATEEGLARIPRTVREGSLALGATKAETLWKIVLPMASPAMMTGMILAVARAAGEVAPLMLVGVVKLAPSLPLDGNYPYLHLDQKIMHLGFHIYDVGFQSPNVEAARPLVYATALLLVLVIATLNLSAVWIRNHLREKYKALDS; from the coding sequence GTGAAACAGAACTCCCTGAAAGGATGGTTCAAGAGCGGCGCCCCCGGCGTCTGGATCAGCGGTGGCGCGGTGTCCATCGCGGTCATCATGACCATTGGCCTGCTGGCAGTGATTGCCGTGCGCGGCCTGGGCCACTTCTGGCCGGCGGACCTGATCCACGCCAGCTACAACGTGCCGGGCATGCCTGCGCACCTGGTGGTGGGCGAAGTGGTGCAGAAAGAAGAAGTGCCTCGCGAGCGCCTGAAAAGCGCCGGCCTGCCGGTGCCGGACGAAGGCCCCGAGTTCATGACCCGCGAGCTGGTCAAGGTCGGTAACCGAGACCTGAACGGCACCGACTTCACCTGGATCGTCGGCGATTGGCTGACCAACCAGACCACGCCGCCGGAGCTGATGGCCATCGAGCGTCGTGAGTGGGGCAACTTCTACGGCTATCTGGTCAACGTCAAGGAAGACGGCAAGGTCATCGCCGAAGGCGAGGCCGCCTGGCCGCAACTGCAGGCCCGCGTAGAGCGCGTCAACCAGCTGGCCGCCCAGCTCAAGACCCTGGAAAAAGTCGACATCGGCGCCATTAACGCCGGCTTGGAGCGCATCCGCCTGCACGGTCGCAAACTGGAGCTGGACGGCAAGCTCGACGCGGCGGCCCAGGCCGACTTGGAAAGCGAACGCGCCGAACTCAATGCCCGTTACAAGGACATCGAGGCGCGCCTGTCCGACCTGCACACGCAGTTCAACCGTGACAGCCTGACCGCCCGGGATGCCAACGGCAAGGAAGTGGAAATCGGTATCGGCAAGGTGGTGCACGCCTACCAGCCGAACGGCATGGGCACCTTAACCAAGCTTGGTTTCTACTTCAGCAAGGTCTGGGAGTTCCTCAGCGACGACCCTCGTGAAGCCAACACCGAAGGCGGGATCTTCCCGGCGATCTTCGGCACGGTGATGATGACCCTGATCATGGCGATGATCGTGACCCCGTTCGGCGTGCTGGCGGCGGTGTACCTGCGTGAATACGCTCGCCAAGGGCCGATGACCCGCCTGATCCGCATTGCGGTGAACAACCTGGCGGGTGTTCCGGCCATCGTTTACGGCGTGTTCGGCCTGGGCTTCTTTGTCTATGTGCTGGGTGGTTCGGTCGACCGTCTATTCTTCCCCGAAGCCTTGCCGGCACCGACCTTCGGTACCCCGGGCCTGCTTTGGGCGTCCCTGACCCTGGCGCTGCTGGCGGTACCGGTGGTGATCGTGGCCACTGAAGAAGGCCTGGCGCGGATCCCGCGGACCGTGCGCGAAGGCTCCCTGGCCCTCGGCGCGACCAAAGCCGAGACGCTGTGGAAAATCGTATTGCCCATGGCGAGCCCGGCAATGATGACCGGCATGATCCTCGCCGTGGCCCGCGCCGCCGGTGAAGTGGCGCCACTGATGCTGGTGGGCGTGGTGAAACTGGCCCCGTCGCTGCCGCTGGACGGCAACTACCCATACTTGCACCTGGACCAGAAAATCATGCACTTGGGCTTCCACATCTATGACGTGGGCTTCCAGAGCCCGAACGTCGAAGCGGCACGGCCGCTGGTGTACGCCACGGCGCTGCTGCTGGTGCTGGTGATCGCTACGCTCAACTTGTCGGCGGTGTGGATCCGTAACCACCTGCGCGAGAAGTACAAGGCACTGGATAGTTAA